A part of Solicola gregarius genomic DNA contains:
- a CDS encoding endonuclease/exonuclease/phosphatase family protein, with translation MTATVEVAAPPADVRADLARLATALDDTIPAKSAANVLIATWNLRAFAGVTPRWRPEPNDSPRRAWDAIAYVAEITSRFDVVALQEVRRDTSALRLLLQMLGPDWRVIASDVTEGDAGNGERLAYLYDTTRVQASGLVGEIVLPPIGDSLSRQFARTPYVASFSRSEVEFVLATVHVIWGDGAAERVPEIAAFANWMRAWVERGDDWNANALVLGDFNLDRLGNPLFDAFVSTGLWPPSELAGIPRTIFHDDDADHFYDQIAWFAEPDGTSMLDSLTYTHRAGSFDFVPLVLTDLTRSQLSWRMSDHYPLWAEFDVA, from the coding sequence ATGACGGCGACCGTCGAGGTTGCGGCGCCACCGGCCGACGTACGTGCAGATCTGGCTCGTCTCGCGACCGCGCTGGACGACACGATTCCGGCGAAGTCGGCTGCGAATGTGTTGATCGCGACGTGGAACCTGCGCGCGTTCGCGGGGGTGACACCGCGCTGGCGGCCCGAACCGAACGACTCGCCACGCCGCGCATGGGACGCCATCGCGTACGTCGCCGAGATCACGTCGCGATTCGACGTCGTGGCGTTGCAGGAGGTACGCCGCGACACGAGTGCCCTCCGGCTACTGCTGCAGATGCTCGGGCCCGACTGGCGGGTGATCGCGTCGGACGTCACCGAAGGAGACGCGGGCAACGGAGAGCGGCTCGCGTACCTCTACGACACGACGCGAGTGCAGGCGTCCGGGCTCGTCGGCGAGATCGTGCTACCGCCGATCGGCGACTCGCTCTCCCGACAGTTCGCGCGTACGCCGTACGTCGCCAGCTTCTCTCGCAGCGAGGTCGAGTTCGTCCTCGCGACGGTGCATGTCATCTGGGGTGACGGCGCGGCCGAGCGCGTGCCCGAGATCGCGGCGTTCGCGAACTGGATGCGCGCCTGGGTCGAGCGCGGCGACGACTGGAACGCGAACGCGCTGGTGCTCGGCGACTTCAACCTCGACCGGCTGGGCAACCCGCTGTTCGACGCGTTCGTGTCGACCGGGCTGTGGCCGCCGAGTGAGCTGGCGGGCATCCCGCGCACGATCTTTCACGACGACGACGCCGACCACTTCTACGACCAGATCGCGTGGTTCGCCGAGCCCGACGGCACGTCGATGCTCGACTCGCTGACCTACACCCATCGCGCAGGGTCATTCGACTTCGTCCCGTTGGTGCTCACGGATCTGACCCGGAGCCAGCTGTCGTGGCGGATGTCCGACCACTATCCGCTCTGGGCGGAGTTCGACGTCGCCTGA
- a CDS encoding M6 family metalloprotease domain-containing protein, producing the protein MSSNEHHAQEHQRLDGFCAVAPDPALKSRLGEEFERLRERAEGMLAPRLRMTEPTHPGFNDGMLFPGTYFPVGTTLEVARRAALERAPLRGTINVVVVLVDFTDKAMGADVDDRFGELFFSDETLPHGSVKEYFSDVSGGLVTLAGEVVGPYRMPRTLAAYAGDQNGTQGTTPNARTLADDAVTAANADVDFAPYDNDGNGFVDAFIVVHAGRGAEQTGSAEDIWSHKWVLPDERAVDGAKVFPYLTIPEDAKTGVCAHELGHLVFGWPDLYDTDYSSEGVGDWCLMGGGSWGLGGDLPTHPSAWCKANQGWVEVVNHTANTQVDVDDVKSGRTVHRLWKDGAQGNEYFLMENRMQQGFDESLPGEGLLVWHIDDAVSSNRDEDHYKVGLLQADGLEDLERGTDRGDDGDSYPGASQNTAFGDETTPSSRSYAGSATGVSVAEIPAAAATVRVRVTVRGSTEPPRDLKTWRAGVDERLDSLEQSVRELGTT; encoded by the coding sequence ATGAGCAGCAACGAACACCATGCGCAAGAGCACCAGCGACTCGACGGGTTCTGTGCCGTTGCACCCGACCCGGCGCTGAAGAGCCGGCTGGGCGAGGAGTTCGAGCGCCTGCGCGAACGCGCCGAGGGCATGCTCGCCCCTCGGCTGCGGATGACCGAGCCGACGCATCCGGGCTTCAACGACGGCATGCTGTTTCCCGGCACCTACTTTCCGGTCGGTACGACGCTCGAGGTCGCCCGTCGGGCGGCGCTCGAACGTGCACCGTTGCGCGGCACCATCAATGTGGTCGTCGTACTGGTCGACTTCACCGACAAGGCGATGGGCGCCGACGTCGACGACCGCTTCGGCGAGCTGTTCTTCTCCGACGAGACACTGCCGCACGGCAGCGTCAAGGAGTACTTCTCCGACGTGTCCGGCGGCCTCGTCACGCTCGCCGGCGAGGTCGTCGGCCCCTACCGCATGCCGAGGACGTTGGCGGCATACGCGGGTGACCAGAACGGTACGCAGGGCACGACGCCCAACGCCCGTACGCTCGCCGACGATGCCGTGACGGCCGCGAACGCCGACGTCGACTTCGCCCCGTACGACAACGACGGCAACGGTTTCGTCGACGCCTTCATCGTGGTGCACGCGGGCAGGGGAGCGGAGCAGACCGGCTCGGCGGAGGACATCTGGTCGCACAAGTGGGTGCTCCCCGACGAACGCGCGGTCGACGGCGCCAAGGTCTTCCCCTACCTCACGATCCCCGAGGACGCGAAGACCGGCGTGTGCGCACATGAGCTCGGGCACCTCGTCTTCGGCTGGCCCGACCTCTACGACACGGACTACTCGTCGGAGGGCGTCGGTGACTGGTGCCTGATGGGCGGCGGTTCATGGGGCCTCGGCGGTGACCTCCCCACTCATCCGTCGGCATGGTGCAAGGCCAACCAGGGTTGGGTCGAGGTCGTCAACCACACCGCGAACACGCAGGTCGACGTCGACGACGTCAAGTCCGGCCGGACGGTGCACCGGCTCTGGAAGGACGGGGCGCAGGGCAACGAGTACTTCCTGATGGAGAACCGGATGCAGCAGGGGTTCGACGAGTCCCTGCCGGGCGAGGGGCTGCTCGTGTGGCACATCGACGACGCCGTCTCGAGCAACCGCGACGAGGACCACTACAAGGTCGGCCTGCTGCAGGCGGACGGGCTGGAGGACCTCGAGCGGGGCACGGACCGCGGCGACGACGGCGACTCCTACCCGGGTGCGTCGCAGAACACCGCGTTCGGCGATGAGACGACGCCGAGCAGCAGGTCGTACGCCGGCTCTGCCACGGGGGTGTCGGTGGCCGAGATCCCCGCTGCCGCAGCGACCGTCCGCGTCCGGGTGACCGTTCGCGGTTCGACGGAACCGCCACGCGACCTCAAGACCTGGCGGGCCGGCGTCGACGAGCGGCTCGACTCGCTGGAGCAGTCCGTGCGCGAGCTCGGGACGACCTGA